Part of the Pseudomonadota bacterium genome, AATGTAACCCTCAACGTGGAACTCGTCACCCCCATCGCCCTGGAGAAGGAACTCCGCTTCGCCATCAGGGAAGGGGGCAAGACCGTAGGTGCTGGCGTTGTGACTGAGATAATAGAGTAGAGGGGAAGAAGATGAGGCAACTTGTAATACTTGCATGTACAGAATGCAAAAACAGGAATTATACGACTACGAAAAACAAACAAAAGACGCC contains:
- a CDS encoding elongation factor Tu, coding for NVTLNVELVTPIALEKELRFAIREGGKTVGAGVVTEIIE
- the rpmG gene encoding 50S ribosomal protein L33, whose product is MRQLVILACTECKNRNYTTTKNKQKTPDRLEIKKFCKSCKRHTAHRETK